Within the Chlorocebus sabaeus isolate Y175 chromosome 19, mChlSab1.0.hap1, whole genome shotgun sequence genome, the region CGCACCGACCGCCCTACCGCCCCAGCCGAAGCGGAAGCTGTAGCCCGCTCTGGGCCGGGGCCATGGGCGCCCCGCGCCGCCCGGGTCATGAGGACGGAGGCGGAGGCAGCGGGGCCGCCGCTCGAGCCCGGTCAGTGCCTCTCTGTGGGCCCAGTCTTCACCCTAGGAACGAAGGGGACCCCGCCCTACCGCAGGGCAGGGTCCAGCCGCGCGACCTTGGGCCGACTCCCGCCTCGCCCCCACACCCGCCTCGCTCCAGTCAGTGGGGGTGTCCTGACACTCGCAGGATTGCGACCCTTGTCAGTATAGTGGGAGGGTCCGGGTAGAAGGGGCGCCACCTTCCCCAGAAGCGAAAAGTCCTACTGGAGCCGCCTTGGGAGCTCTCGTGCCTTGGGGAACCGTGGAGGactgaggctgggaagggcaggaAACTGGCCGAGAGCACCGAGTAATGGAAGGGCCGGTGCTCTGGCCTCCCAGAGTCGGCGTTTTGTCTTGCTCCTGTTCTTCCCCCTCTGGTTCCCTCTGCCACGCGGTAGCCTGAGCCCCTATGGGGCGGAGACTCGGACTGGTATTCAGTGTCTTGGCGGTTAGTTTGCTTGCCCAAGAGGTAGGGGAGGGGGAAGCCGTGATTCCTGTCCTGCTGAAGGCGCAGGGTTGGTGAGGAACGGAGTGCTAGCTAGTAAACTCTCAAGTGAAGTGCCAACTGTGGGAGAGGTCAACAGCATGTGGGACCCTGACCTTCAGGTGTCACTCCCAGGGAGTGTTCTCTTTTGTGTTTGCTGTGTGGAGTGGGGGGGATTTACATCCCTCCTCCTCCAGTTGTCTAGCCCTGTGATCTGAGACAAGATACTTGCCTTTCCGAGCCTCAGAGGAGGAATGGCTTACATTCACAGGGAGCTTTCTATGAGGCAGCTAGGCGCTGTGCGCAGTTGTTTACATGCAGTGCCTCATTCATCCTCATAACGACCCAGTAAAGTAGGTGCCCACTGTGATTTGCACTTTTGCAGCTGACCAGACTGAGTCTGAGATGGGTTAAGTATTCAAGGCTAGCACACTGCCTGCCTTACTTAGTGACAACCACTAACTGAGGTCAGACCAGGGCCTTCCAGGCAGCCCCTTGGCTCCAGGCAGCAACATCTGGCTGTGACTTTGTGTTCAGAAGGCTAAAGCTGTTATGGGGACAAATGCCAAGGCCTCGCCTAACATTATCTCCCCCAACATGAGCATCTCTAGGTCCCGTCCGCCCTTGCCAAGACTGGAGATGGCCCTATGGGGCCTGCCAGGCCTCAGGATCAAGGAGTTCTAGATTGCAGGGCAAGAGGAGGAGGGGCAGCTGAGTCTCTGAGAGACAGCTGCTGTCCTGTGCCACATTTTATAGCTGGACACGGAAAGGCATGGGCAGAGTCACAGCCTGGCAGAAGATAGCTCAGCTAGTCAGTGTCACAGCCCAAGCCACAGAGTAAGGAGGGAACCTCACACAGAAGGCTGTAGTCTGGACGCCTGGGGGAAGAGGGGTGCAGAGCAGTGAAGTGACAAGTAGGCCTGGGCATCTCAAGGTATGAGGTCTTTTTGGAAAATGCCTTCCATTCCCCAAGCATATCTAAGTGCCTGCTCTGGGCTGAGGGCTGGAAGGAGGCAAATGCAACCTCGTCTCCATCTGCCACTGAAGAATTATCATTTTGTGCAATAGGGGAAAGCAGAGCTCTCCCACTGCTCAGCATTTTATGAGTCCCTAGGGGTTAGGGCTTGGGTGGGTTTTTAGTCACCTTTGTGTCCCCAGAGCCTCATTTCTTCTGGCCTGGCACAGtagtagctcacccctgtaatcccaggactttgagaggccaaggcagggggattgcttgagcccaggagtttgagaccaacctgggcagcataatgggaccccatctctacaaaaaaaatttaaaaattatctgggtgtggtagtgtgtgcccatagttccagctactcaggtggctgaggtcagaggatccttcgagcctgggagttcagggctgcagtgagctctggtcacaccgctgcactccagcctgggcgacagagtgagaccctgtttcaagttctttttttttttttttttttaatgggatggagtctcgctgttgcccaggctggagtgcagtggtgtaatcttggctcactgcaacctccgcctcccgggttcaagcacatctcctgcctcagcctcccaagaagctaggataACAGGCTCtggccatcacacccggctaatgtttgtatttttagtagagacggagtttcaccatgttggccaggctggtctcaaacttctgacctcaagtgatctgcttgccttggcctcccaacattctgggattacaggtgtgagccactgtgcctggcctaaaaaaatttatttcttccagcAAATATTTGAGTTACTACTAAACATCCAACACCAGTGACTGAGAATAACAGGGAACAAGATTGGCAAGTTTCCTGCTTTCTCAGTTCATTtgtgcttctataacaaaatactcaggactgggtaatttagaaacaatagaaatttaatttctttttttcttttttggagatggaggtctcactattttgctcaaactggtctcaaacttcttgtctcttgtcttggcctcgtgagtagttgggattacaggtgtatgccactgtgcccggctctaGAAATTTAATTCTTCACGGTTCTGGAGACTCCGTGGTCCAAGTTGAAGGCGCTGGCACGATCTGTGTCTGGTAAAGGCCTGTTCCTTGTAGATGGTGACACCTGCGTGTCCTCaatggtggaaggaacagaaAGGGCATAAACACTGTACCTTTACATGACAGAAGAACAgaacggcaaaaaaaaaaaaaaaaaaaaaaaaaaaaaatggcctatGCTAGTTTCCTCCAGCCCTTTTATAGGCACTAATTCACtgatgagggcagagccttcctGACTTCCCAAAAGGCCACActtacgtatttatttatttatttatttttggttgtgGATATCTTCCACACCCATCTTTTCATACCACCACaatggagattaagtttcaacatgaattttggagaggataCCATAGCACCTGCCTTCAGGTAGCTTGCAGTCTAGAGACAGAGTGGCTTGATCTATTGCTACTTTTGCCAAGCACTGTGAAGGAAATGAACAGGATGCTGTGATGGAGAGTCCCCTCGTTTCTCAAAGGCTTAGCTAGAAAAACCTCTAAGAAGAGATTTTCAGCTGGGACTTGAATGACTAGAAGGGACACAACCTTGAGAAGAGCAGCCAGGAGAGAGTTTCAGACAGAGGGAGCCTCACATACCAATGTTTTGGGGGTAGAATGAAGCCTTAATGAGTTCAAAGGTTAACTAGACCACAGGTGAGGGCCGCCGGCCGAGATGAGGCTGGCGGGGCAGGTTAGGCAGGGCCCCACACACAGGGGAGTGAGGGGAACTGGGGCTGGCACAGCAGGAGGGCTCCTGGGGTGGCTCTGCACAGAGCTGGTCACATGGTCCAGGAGAGGCCTGCCAGATGGGGAAATAATATGGGCTGGGTTTTCACGTGCTGAATGAGTGTCATGAGTGAGTAACAGCAGAGATAAGTCTCCTCCTCTTTAGTCTCTGAACTTTGTCCAGGTTCACGAGGTGGCTACGGAGGAGGGTCCTGCATGCCACATGCCCGTTTGCCCCACCTCAGGGCCTTAGCACATGCTGTTCCCCCATCCCCTCTAAGGCACACCCTTACCGTTTCCCCCAACCTAGGCCTCTATTTTgttatgtttgcttgtttttgctgTCCATCAGGATAGTTAACTTTGTGTCACTCACTGCTATATCTCCAGTACACACACCAGGCACTTACTAGGCTTTGGGGAAATATTTGTCGACTGAATGACTGAATCAAACCAAAGTCCCCCCTCCTCCGCCCCCTGCCCGTTTAGGGATGGCCAGACTCATTCCAGCAAGAGGCAGTCAGCTGCCCAGCCCACAGCCAGCCAGCAGTGGCACAGTTGGGTCTGGAATGCTAGGTCAGGTTCTTTCTGCTCCACCTCACAGCCTGGCAAAGATAGACCGAGAGGTTGCCCAGGGTTGGTGGGGGGTGGAGCTCACAAGGATATTCCATATGCTGCACAACTTACTTGACAGTTCCCTTCTCCTGGCCATGGTCTTACACCCTGGTGGTCCTGGGGTCTTTGGAGTCAAGCAAACCTCCAGGGGCCTCGTGAACTCAGATACACGTATCTGCTGAGTCCCTCCCATGTGCCATTCCTGGAATGAAAGCAGGAAACAAAACAGCCCCTGTtgaccaggcgaggtggctcacacttgtaatcccagcactttgggaggctgaggcggattatctgaggtcaggagttcgagaccagccatggacaacatggtgaaaccccatctctactaaattataataatcagctgggtgtggtggcgcgcctgTGGACTAAGGctactctgaggcaggagaatcacttgccacccgggaggcggaggttgcagtgagccgagatcatgccactgcactctagcctgggcaaccgagtgagacccCGTTGAAAAAAAACGacccggccgggcacggtggctcaagcctgtaatcccagcactttgggaggcggagacgggtggatcacgaggtcaggagatcgagaccatcctggctaacacggtgaaaccccgtctctactaaatattacaaaaaactagccgggcgaggtggcgggtgcctgtagtcccagctactcgggaggctgaggcaggagaatggcgtgaacctgggaggcggagcttgcagtgatccgagatctggccactgcacgccagcctgggcgacagagcaagactccgtctcaaaaaaaaaataaaaataaaaaaaaaaacaaccctgtcCCTCCTTCTCAGAGTTCCCACCAAAAGAAGGCCTCTGAGTAGGCATGGGGGCAGTGACTGCACATGTGGGTCACTGGGCCCAAAAGGGGCAACACTGGAGAAGTGACATCCAAGGGCAGGAGTTAGGCACCCGGGAAGCCAGGTATGTCCAGGCAGAGGGACCAGGTGTGCAAAGGCCCCTGGGGTGTGAGGGATTATGACAAGCAAAGGCAAGGGTGCAGAGGGTGCTAGGGCAGCAGCCATGGAGGTGTTGTCTTAAGAAATGTGGGACCCAGCTCACTGGAGGATTTTCAGTAGGGCTGACCTCTCTGGCCAGTGTTTTGGGGAGATCACTGCTATTGTAGGAGCCTGGATTTAAGGGGGTTGCTGAAGGATTGTGGGAAGGTCCCTGAGCAGCCCCTGCGGGGTCTAGGCAGGAGGCAGTGACACTGTCTCCCatgagggtggtggtggtgggctctGCGCTGAGGGTCTGTGACTTCCCTCTGTTTCTGCACAGGGGACTTTGTGCAGCTGCCTGTGCCAGTCATCCAGCAGCTCTACCACTGGGACTGTGGCCTGGCCTGCTCCAGGATGGTGCTGCGGTGAgtggggccagggctgggggctCCCCATCTACATCTCCTGCTCTGGCTTGGGAGAGACCTGGGTGGGATCCATTGTCCCTGTAACTGTCTTTGGTTGGGGCTTGCAGGAGGCCAAGCTTCTACCTGGTCCTAGTCCCATCTGCAAAAGCGAGCAAGGGGTGGACCAGGCCTTCCAGGTCTCCATGATAGTAATGCCTGGGGGTTTGGGGTGGCCAGGAAGTCCCAGGTGTCCAGGCCTGTCCCACAAGGCTGCTCTGTGACTGGGACAGGAGGCCCTCCACCCCCTGGCCTCTGGCTCCTGGGAGACTGGGGTGCTGGCCGTTAAGCGGAAGCTGTGTGAATATCACAGAAGAAATCTGGACAGTGAGAGCCAAGAGGGACTGTAGCCGTCACCTTATACAAGAGTTTTTCATTTGGCTTCCTGGAACCCCAGGGCAGCTGTACCTTCATCTGTTTTACATCCTGGAAATCCCAGCCACATTCAATAAAAGGGTTCTGTGCCTaaaactttgaaaaccactgatgtGATCCAGGGACCTCATCTTAGAGATGAAGCTAAAGAGGCCAGGGAAGACacgacttgcccaaggtcacagcccACAAGACACAAGAGATGTGAgaagcggagtccaggcctgcaACTCTGGAGCCAGGATGGTGCCCCAGGCAGCCTGGGCAGTGTGTGGGCAGGACCTAGGATCTCATGATGAGGGAGACTTCTGGGGAATGGGACCTGTGACAGGGGCTCTTGGGCCAGCGGGTGGAGGGTGACCTGGTCCAGTTAACCCTCGAGAGCAAGCTGAGCTCCCCGCGCATCTCCCTGCAGGTACCTGGGCCAGCTGGACGACAGTGAGTTTGAGAGAGCCCTGCAGGAGCTGCAGCTGACCAGGAGCATCTGGACCATCGACCTGGCCTACCTGATGCACCACTTTGGTGTGAGGCACCGCTTCTGTACCCAGACCCTGGGCGTCGACAAGGGCTACAAGAACCAGGTGAGCGACCAGCCACTGGGCCTTCCCATGTGGGGCCACACAGAGGTATAAGGCCACTTGGTTCCAGTAGTTGGAAGAGGAAGCAGTCAAGGGCTAGACACCCAGGAAGATACCCAGGTGTGCAGAGACCAGGGAGCAGCAGCAGAGAGGCTATAGGCAGGATTTGGGAGCCAGTCAGAGCAGGTGCCTTTGCATTCTGGCCTGTCCAGAGGATCTGAGTACTAAGTCCCGGCTCCTGTCTGCCTGCCTTCTACAACCCTCAGAATGTGCAGAGGCCACTTCCTACGTTCTTTCCTACTGTCCTCAGCGCAAGGCAGGCCCAGGGCCTCTGAGAACATCACTGGCTTCATCCAGCCATcatatgcacattttttttcttttcaccagGAGAGCCAGCTTTTAAGCTGGGTAATTGGTAGtctagaagaaaaccaaaatactatcttttcttttttttttgccttttgaaaaataatgccAACATAGCCATGCCAGCAAAGTGTGTTCTGTGGACCACACCTAGCTAAGCCAAACTGTAGCTGAGCTGTCCTAGGTGGCTCAGCCTCATCCCCCTTGCTTATTCGCTATGGGCTCCTGCTCATGCCTGCCAGAGTGTACAAGCCCAAGGGTGATCGATCCTCCCCAGGGAGCTGACCTGAGCCCAGCTGCCCACCCCTCTCAGGCATCGTCCTCATGCCTCTGTGTGGTCCTGCATCCCTGCTCCTGCTTAGGACAGACAGCTTTCTGATCAGGCTTGCTGCACATACCATCTGCCCTGACAGGTGGGGCTCCTCTGCCCTCCTGTTGTCTCTGCCTCCGTAACATGCTCTTTAGTTCCTTCATCCAAATGGAGTGAAGGCAGCCTGGGTGGTGGCTGCTCCAGCCCCCTCTTCTCTGTTCAGTCTTTCTACAGGAAGCACTTTGACACAGAGGAGACCCGGGTGAATCAGCTGTTTGCACAAGCCAAGGCCTGCAAGGTGCTGGTGGAGAAATGGTGAGCCCCCCGACCTTCCTACCCGCCCTTCCTCTCACGCCTGCTCACCCACAGATCTGcagtggggaggcctcaggatagTGTTCAGGAAAGGCTGGAACTCTGGAGCCAGGCAGAACTGGCTACCGGGTGGCTGTGGGCACTGACTTGCCCCCTTGAGCCTTGGTTTATGGAGATCACTGGGGCTTCATGACCCAGGCTCTTGACTGGGGATGGATCCTAAGCAGGTGCTGGAGGGACAGGTGAGCGAGAGATTGCATCCAGCCCTTGGGCTGCTTGCAGAAGGACAGCATGGGACACAACACAGGACCTCTAATGAAAGGGTGATGGCCTAAGAGGAATGTGCTGGTGCAGTGATTGACAAGGGATGGGGAGCAGGGAGGACCCAGTGTGTAGGGGCTGCTGTGACCTTACAAGGGCCTCCCCTTCTCATCTGTATGCATTGGGGCTGGATTCAGGAAGACCCCGGGTGCAGTTTGCCCCAGTGTGAGTGGCATTCTTCTCTGGACTATGTGAGAGTGGGGCTCAGACCTGCTGCCTCTAGGTCCTGGACAGGCTTTTCTCAGATTTTCCCTTTCTTTGcagatttatattttcattattgacCTACTATAATCACATGATAGGTGATTTAGAAAATAGGGGTGGGGTGGGATCTCCATTCATACTGTGACCACATGGGCACATGTTGGAAGGAAAGGCAGCAAATGTTTACTTAGCGGCTATCAACAGGTGCCATCTCCTTTAGTGGAAAAGCTGTTGCTGTCTCCGTTTCTCgggggaggaaactgaggatgaGAGAGACACCCAAGGTCACCCCCAGCATCTTGACCATGCCATGATCTGAACCCATGCTTGTTATTCCTTGAAGCCTGTAGCTTTTCCTTCCAGCCAGCCTCCTGCTTTTTCCCTATAGCTGAAATTCCACTCTTGTACACTGCCACTGGGAACTCAGCCAGCTATTTTGTTTCAAAGACCAAATGGAAAAATGGCACGTTTCCTTGGCCAAGGCAGCAATCCAAACTGCCACGTGACTCAGCTGTGGCTGAAGCTGGGCCAGGCCATGTGGTACTGATGCTGCCACTCCTAAGGAAGGCCCCAAGTGGGTGAGCAGCCCCTCCAGCAAAGATGCAGGAGCCCCTGGCCTAGAGCTCCCCCTGCCCACAGCCCCATCTTCCCTCTGCCCCTCTgggtgttttcttttgtctttttttaagagacaaggtcttactctgtcatgcaggctggagtgctatgctGCAATATTGCAATATAGCTCACGGCTACAGCCcaagactcaagtgatcttcttgcctcagtctcccaagtagctggaaccacaatcTCATACCACCACGCCCCATGCCtggtaaattttttaatgtttttgcagagacagggtattgctgtgttgcccaggctggtctttaattcctgggctcaagcgattcttccactttggcctcccaaaacactgggattacaggcgtgagccgctgtgcccagccctgctctAGGTTTTCATTTGGATTTGCTGCCTAGTGGAAGGTACAGGATGGGGCAGCACCTTCTGTTAGTGAGGGAGGCTCCAGGCAGATGTCATTGCTGAATTGGAGCTCCCCTGGAAGCAATGTGGCCCAGCCCTTCCTGGGCAGCCCCTTCTGCCACAAGGAGCcttaggaaaaaagtaaaataactctTTCAGAGAAGCATTTGGTTTTGAAAGTGTCTGAGCCATGCGTGGCTTAGATTTAGGGGATTAGATTGGGCAGGCAGTTTTCAACGTAAACTACATATGATTTAGGGTAGAGGAGAGACAAGGCTGGGCAAAAAGAATTCACTAACCAGGCTGGGGCACAGGAGGATGATGGTTTCTGTGTGCTGCTCTAGTGGCCCTTGACTGGACCCACCTGGAGCTGAACTGCCCTCCCCATGAAGGGCCTGACAGGGCCAGCTCATCTTTGTGCACGCTCAGACACGCACACCCTACCAGTCTCCTGCTTGGCTCTAGGCtgagcctgggccacagtgacAGAGCAGGGAGTTCAGGGCAAAGGGAAGAGGAGCCGATCCCCAGGCTTTGTAACAGAGAAACAGGAACAAGCAGGGATCCAGTTGAGGGATAGGGAATGGGGGCCCAGCAGCACCAGCTGACCCCTCTCCTGCCCACAGCACAGTGAGTGTGCAGGACATCCAGGCACACCTGGCTCAGGGCCATGTGGCCATCGTGCTGGTGAACTCTGGGGTGCTGCACTGTGACCTGTGTTCCAGCCCTGTCAAGTACTGCTGCTTCGCCCCCAGTGGCCACCGCTGCTTCTGCCGCACTCCTGACTACCAGGGCCACTTCATCGTCCTGCGCGGCTACAACCGGGCCACTGGCTGCATCTTTTACAACAACCCAGCCTATGCTGACCGTGAGTGCTGGGTGGGGCGGGTGAGGCAGAGTGGGCCACATTCACTGTTCTGTATGCCCAGTGCCCACGATTCCCACCCATGCAATCTAGTGTGGCCAGGGCCTCCCTTACcaccttttccccaaagcccctGCTCCTCCTTTACTCTTGTCACTGGAGCCACCCCTCAGGCCATGCAGGCAAACCTGCAGCAAACTGTGCCAGCCTTTTCTACAACCTGACCACCTCTCCCTCCCACACCACAGGCCCCACGCCACTGCCCAGGTCCCTGCCTCACCCTTTCATACTGCACAGgctgcacccctcccccagcccccaggatGGCCAGCACATTCCTCAGAAAGAAAAGCCGGCCAGAGCCAGCCCCTGCTCTAGACCCATCCTGGCCTGCCTACTGCCCTCCAGGCACAGGGAAGGGCCACCCTGACTCTCATAGACTGGATTCACAGAGACAGCCCCTAGACGCCCTGATCACATAAACTTACCCCATCTATGTGGCCTGGAGCATgtttcttcccctctctgggcctcactttctCTAACTGCTCAACTGGGGAGGAGTCAGAGAAAGCTCATGAAGACCAGGATGGGCAAGGAGGGCTTCCTGGGGGTGGAGGATTTGAGCTGAGAGGAGTGGCCATGCGGGTGGAACACAGACCTCACCCAGCTCCCCTGGGCACTGTGTCGGTGGGGTAGGTGCTTTCTCACAACCCACTGACCCCGTTCTGCCCTCTCCACCCCCAGCAGGAATGTGCAGCACCAGCATCAGTAACTTTGAGGAGGCCAGAACCAGCTATGGCACAGATGAGGACATCCTATTTGTCTACTTGGACAGCTGACAGGAGGAGCCTGGTGTGCCCAGGCCCTTGGACCCCATCCACACCCCAGCTGGGCCCACTCAGGATGCCCTGGCCCAGgcctggggctgctggggctgGAATGTGGAACTGCAGCCTCAGCCCATCTGGCAGAGCCCCAGAAACTCTGGGATACTGTGGCACAGCTGCTTTGTCTGCCAGTGCCGTGTGTTGTCATGTCGCTCACGCCAAGCACCTGCTGGCTGCTGGAAGCATACCCCAGGACCCCAAGTCTGACTCTCGCTGTGCCCACAGGAAGTCCAGTCCCAACAGCGCCCTTGTTGCCTTTGAGCCAGACCCAAGGCAAGGGTCTCCACACAGACCGCAGGGCTGAGTCTGGAGAGGGAAGTCGCTTGACTAATGCCACTTGTCAGGACAGTATGTGAGTGTCTGGAGACAGCATAGTTGACCCC harbors:
- the GUCD1 gene encoding protein GUCD1 isoform X2, which translates into the protein MRTEAEAAGPPLEPGDFVQLPVPVIQQLYHWDCGLACSRMVLRYLGQLDDSEFERALQELQLTRSIWTIDLAYLMHHFGVRHRFCTQTLGVDKGYKNQSFYRKHFDTEETRVNQLFAQAKACKVLVEKCTVSVQDIQAHLAQGHVAIVLVNSGVLHCDLCSSPVKYCCFAPSGHRCFCRTPDYQGHFIVLRGYNRATGCIFYNNPAYADPGMCSTSISNFEEARTSYGTDEDILFVYLDS
- the GUCD1 gene encoding protein GUCD1 isoform X3 → MRTEAEAAGPPLEPGDFVQLPVPVIQQLYHWDCGLACSRMVLRYLGQLDDSEFERALQELQLTRSIWTIDLAYLMHHFGVRHRFCTQTLGVDKGYKNQSFYRKHFDTEETRVNQLFAQAKACKVLVEKCTVSVQDIQAHLAQGHVAIVLVNSGVLHCDLCSSPVKYCCFAPSGHRCFCRTPDYQGHFIVLRGYNRATGCIFYNNPAYADRMCSTSISNFEEARTSYGTDEDILFVYLDS
- the GUCD1 gene encoding protein GUCD1 isoform X1; the protein is MRTEAEAAGPPLEPGDFVQLPVPVIQQLYHWDCGLACSRMVLRYLGQLDDSEFERALQELQLTRSIWTIDLAYLMHHFGVRHRFCTQTLGVDKGYKNQSFYRKHFDTEETRVNQLFAQAKACKVLVEKCRNVQHQHQ